Proteins co-encoded in one Acidisarcina sp. genomic window:
- a CDS encoding DUF5666 domain-containing protein, which produces MKRKFTDRSSNHRHILACTAIALVAGLTACGGGNSSTTTSTPSPTPSASTVVQLNMGDAPADWMLAFSMNINSMTLTRNNGSVTAVSSTTPMEMMHLMGTMQPLAMISAPQGNYTGATISIGSANITYMDPATKLPVQKTIPGPITGIMNFNSPITVGSTPMAIGFDLDLANSVTRDASGNMTLNPVFHVTSGMQGVGNPLDPANGGIQQMMGAVSSVSGTSFTMASMQAAQALTFHTSSTTTFDNITGMSMMANGMLVIVDASLQPDGSLMATRVQSMMNSGGFMGGGVITTISGQPATQFTIVMQNGAGAGMMSSYFSQEATVNLSGSTVYQIKNVGVNLSNLPFAPIFDANHIYAGQSVMPISAGGMMMGGGTGMMGGTSTLGSITASGVALQPQGFSGSTSASITSGSTASFTLTLSPDSAFTTLTGATAITVYQLPDTTISSTSPIASGATVRAFGLLFRDNGQWKMAALRIGTN; this is translated from the coding sequence ATGAAAAGGAAATTTACGGATCGCAGTTCGAATCATCGTCACATCCTGGCCTGCACGGCAATTGCTCTGGTAGCAGGCCTGACCGCGTGTGGCGGCGGTAACAGCAGCACAACGACTTCGACCCCATCACCTACACCGTCAGCCAGCACAGTGGTCCAGCTAAATATGGGCGACGCGCCCGCGGACTGGATGCTCGCTTTTTCGATGAACATCAACTCTATGACGCTTACACGAAACAACGGAAGCGTCACTGCTGTTTCCTCCACGACGCCGATGGAAATGATGCATCTGATGGGCACCATGCAACCGCTTGCGATGATCTCCGCACCGCAGGGAAACTATACGGGAGCCACGATCAGCATCGGTTCGGCAAACATCACATATATGGATCCGGCAACGAAGCTCCCCGTACAGAAGACGATCCCCGGCCCCATCACCGGAATCATGAACTTCAACAGTCCGATCACTGTAGGGTCGACGCCAATGGCAATCGGGTTCGACCTGGATTTGGCCAATTCCGTCACCAGGGACGCCAGCGGCAACATGACCCTGAACCCGGTATTCCACGTCACGTCGGGAATGCAGGGCGTCGGCAATCCGCTTGATCCGGCCAATGGGGGCATTCAACAAATGATGGGAGCCGTATCGAGCGTCTCGGGAACTTCGTTCACCATGGCCTCAATGCAGGCCGCGCAGGCTCTTACGTTTCATACCAGCTCCACTACCACGTTCGACAACATAACAGGCATGAGCATGATGGCGAACGGAATGCTCGTAATTGTGGATGCTAGCCTTCAGCCGGATGGGTCGCTCATGGCAACTAGAGTGCAATCGATGATGAACTCCGGCGGCTTCATGGGCGGTGGCGTCATCACCACGATCAGTGGACAACCAGCAACTCAATTCACAATCGTCATGCAGAATGGGGCCGGCGCGGGCATGATGTCCTCATATTTTTCCCAGGAAGCAACGGTAAATTTAAGCGGAAGCACCGTCTATCAAATCAAGAATGTTGGCGTAAATCTGTCCAACCTTCCGTTTGCGCCGATCTTTGATGCAAATCACATTTATGCAGGCCAGAGTGTTATGCCAATCAGTGCCGGCGGGATGATGATGGGCGGAGGAACAGGCATGATGGGTGGCACATCGACTCTGGGCTCTATCACTGCCTCGGGCGTCGCTCTCCAGCCTCAGGGGTTTAGCGGCTCTACGTCGGCTTCCATTACCAGTGGTTCGACTGCCAGCTTCACGCTGACTCTCTCCCCCGATTCCGCTTTTACTACACTCACTGGCGCAACTGCGATCACGGTCTATCAGCTACCCGATACAACAATTTCGAGTACGTCGCCTATAGCGAGTGGGGCTACAGTTCGCGCTTTTGGACTGCTATTTCGCGACAATGGTCAGTGGAAGATGGCAGCCTTGAGAATCGGCACGAATTAA